The following DNA comes from Streptomyces pristinaespiralis.
ACCACGACCGGCTCGTGGACTACCGGGCCCGGCGCCCGCTCCTGACCTTCCGTCGTGACCGCTGGTCCGGCTACGAGACCCCCTCACTCGAGCTGAGGCTCGTCCAGGACGCCACGGGCGCGCCGTTCCTGCTGCTCTCCGGCCCCGAGCCGGACGTCGAGTGGGAGCGCTTCGCGGCCGCGGTCGGCCAGATCGTCGAGCGGCTCGGTGTGCGCCTCGCGGTCAACTTCCACGGCATCCCGATGGGCGTCCCGCACACCCGCCCCGTGGGCATCACCCCGCACGGCAACCGCACGGACCTGATGCCCGGCCACCGCAGCCCGTTCGACGAGGCGCAGGTACCGGGCAGCGCGGAGGCACTCGTCGAGTACCGGCTCATGCAGGCAGGTCACGACGTGCTCGGCGTGGCCGCCCATGTGCCGCATTACGTGGCCCGCTCGTCGTACCCGGACGCCGCCCTGACCGTGCTGGAGGCCATCACGGCCGCCACGGGGCTGGTGCTGCCCGGAATCGCGCACTCGTTGCGCACGGAGGCACACCGCACCCAGACCGAGATCGAGCGGCAGATCGGGGAGGGCGACGAAGAGCTGGTCGCGCTCGTGCAGGGGCTTGAGCACCAGTACGACGCGATGGCGGGAGCCGAGACACGCGGCAGCCTTGTCGCCGAGGCCGTGGACCTGCCGTCGGCGGACGAGATCGGCCGCGAGTTCGAGCGCTTCCTCGCTGAACGTGAGGGCGACGCCTAGCAGGCCCGTCCGGGAAGGCCGCCGGAATCCCGGGGGC
Coding sequences within:
- a CDS encoding PAC2 family protein, which produces MLDPQGLYEWEPKGLAVVDMALAQESAGLVMLYHFDGYIDAGETGEQIVDNLLETLPHQVVARFDHDRLVDYRARRPLLTFRRDRWSGYETPSLELRLVQDATGAPFLLLSGPEPDVEWERFAAAVGQIVERLGVRLAVNFHGIPMGVPHTRPVGITPHGNRTDLMPGHRSPFDEAQVPGSAEALVEYRLMQAGHDVLGVAAHVPHYVARSSYPDAALTVLEAITAATGLVLPGIAHSLRTEAHRTQTEIERQIGEGDEELVALVQGLEHQYDAMAGAETRGSLVAEAVDLPSADEIGREFERFLAEREGDA